A single region of the Neisseria zoodegmatis genome encodes:
- the zapD gene encoding cell division protein ZapD, with protein sequence MIRFEHPLSERLRSFLRIEYLFKRFHSESECQDDSPWAHHLALFSLFEIMECAGRAEVKLDILQELERQKQIWSDNRFQGEHQVVTRERLQEVSDNLQGVQQKFGQHLRENDWLMAIKQRMLVPGGTSPFDLSSYYFWQQLPYEHRLNDLRKWIGTLLPTREAIAVLLNILRSNTQSAECVAQQGNYQSNSLSQNIHMLTIEVDIHHQALPEVSANKYITHIRFLEASQEHARGKQLVTDVPFKLIMCSFDPILVS encoded by the coding sequence ATGATCCGTTTCGAACATCCGCTTTCCGAGCGATTACGCAGTTTTTTACGCATTGAATATCTATTCAAACGTTTTCACTCGGAAAGCGAGTGTCAAGACGACAGCCCGTGGGCACATCATCTGGCCTTATTTTCCTTGTTTGAAATCATGGAATGTGCCGGGCGTGCCGAAGTGAAATTAGACATTCTCCAAGAGTTGGAGCGGCAGAAGCAGATATGGTCAGACAACCGTTTTCAGGGAGAACATCAAGTAGTGACACGGGAACGTTTGCAAGAAGTTTCAGATAATCTTCAAGGTGTTCAACAAAAATTCGGCCAGCATTTGCGTGAAAACGACTGGTTGATGGCCATCAAACAACGCATGCTCGTGCCGGGAGGTACCAGCCCGTTTGATTTGTCCTCTTATTATTTTTGGCAGCAGTTGCCTTATGAACACCGCTTGAACGATTTGAGAAAATGGATTGGCACCTTGCTTCCTACTCGAGAAGCGATAGCCGTGTTGTTGAATATTCTGCGCTCAAATACCCAATCTGCGGAGTGTGTTGCACAGCAAGGTAATTATCAAAGCAACAGCTTGTCGCAAAATATCCATATGCTCACTATTGAAGTGGATATTCATCATCAAGCCTTGCCGGAGGTTTCTGCGAATAAATACATCACGCATATACGCTTTTTGGAAGCATCTCAGGAGCATGCCCGCGGAAAGCAATTGGTGACTGATGTACCGTTTAAATTAATCATGTGTAGTTTTGATCCGATATTGGTAAGTTGA
- a CDS encoding ATP-binding protein, whose product MKDPLFFHRREYARKLINSLKDGITHAFTLFAPRRMGKTQFLLQDVLPLAEENGLNVFYFSFMDSTNPSADFQTALYQFAQSIQTVNKAKTFLSSISKIEIMSVGLERETNKTEIPRLSDLLTLIAADNRPTLLLLDEIQELARLPDTDGLIRSFRTGLDVNQNKIKAIFTGSSTNGLRAMFNDNKAPFFHFAHALDFPLLGKDFTDFLADVYQDRTGNSIDKTELYSLFERLHHTPMYMRAIIQDMILSPSASLEAAAAGRIEELGASHNEVNQWQQMKPLERAIILDIATNPDASPYSSESRKRYAAMLGVESISSSSTQGAIRRMERHDWISRDAGGRLIINSPIFKIWVIENIK is encoded by the coding sequence ATGAAAGACCCCTTGTTTTTCCACCGCAGGGAATATGCCCGCAAGCTCATCAACAGCCTGAAAGACGGCATTACCCATGCTTTTACCTTGTTTGCACCGCGCCGCATGGGTAAGACGCAGTTTCTGTTGCAAGACGTATTACCGTTGGCCGAGGAAAACGGCCTTAACGTGTTTTACTTTTCATTTATGGACAGCACTAACCCCAGCGCTGATTTTCAGACGGCCTTATATCAATTCGCGCAAAGTATCCAAACGGTAAACAAAGCCAAAACTTTTTTAAGCAGCATCAGCAAAATCGAAATCATGAGCGTAGGCTTGGAGCGCGAAACAAACAAAACCGAGATTCCCCGTCTGTCCGACCTGCTTACCCTGATTGCAGCAGACAACCGCCCTACCCTTTTATTGCTGGACGAAATTCAAGAGTTGGCACGCCTACCTGATACGGACGGCTTGATCAGGTCATTCCGAACAGGGCTTGATGTCAATCAAAACAAAATCAAAGCTATCTTCACAGGCAGCAGCACCAACGGCCTGCGCGCTATGTTCAATGACAACAAAGCCCCGTTTTTCCATTTTGCCCATGCTTTGGATTTTCCTTTGCTGGGAAAAGATTTTACGGATTTTTTAGCAGACGTTTACCAAGACAGAACGGGAAATTCTATCGACAAAACAGAGCTATACAGCTTGTTCGAACGCTTGCACCATACCCCGATGTATATGCGTGCCATCATTCAAGACATGATATTGAGCCCGTCCGCAAGTTTGGAGGCCGCAGCAGCAGGTAGAATTGAAGAGCTGGGAGCGAGCCACAACGAAGTGAACCAATGGCAGCAAATGAAACCACTGGAACGAGCCATTATCCTCGACATTGCTACAAACCCCGATGCAAGTCCGTATAGTAGCGAAAGCCGCAAAAGATACGCTGCGATGCTGGGCGTTGAGTCCATCAGCAGCAGTAGCACGCAAGGCGCAATCAGGCGTATGGAAAGGCACGATTGGATAAGTCGGGACGCAGGCGGCAGATTAATCATCAACAGCCCCATATTCAAAATTTGGGTTATTGAAAACATCAAGTGA
- a CDS encoding helix-turn-helix domain-containing protein produces the protein MKNETAQNTSNSISDGINKASRNYTPFSPESQCGEILAILQSGQSLTSYQAAQMGIMGFNARIMDLRRAGYPVICTMQPHINKRGKTVKRGIYTLAN, from the coding sequence ATGAAAAACGAAACCGCCCAAAACACCAGCAACAGCATTTCAGACGGCATCAACAAAGCAAGCCGAAACTATACCCCCTTTTCCCCTGAATCACAATGCGGCGAAATCCTAGCCATCTTGCAGAGCGGGCAGAGCCTAACCAGCTATCAGGCCGCGCAGATGGGCATTATGGGATTTAACGCCCGTATCATGGATTTACGGCGTGCCGGTTATCCCGTTATCTGCACCATGCAGCCACATATCAACAAACGCGGCAAAACCGTTAAACGCGGTATCTACACGCTGGCAAACTAA
- the yacG gene encoding DNA gyrase inhibitor YacG, whose protein sequence is MNDRKLVVPCPTCQTPTEWTDENKFRPFCSERCKLIDLGAWANEDYAIEAEEDFSLPEDY, encoded by the coding sequence ATGAACGATAGAAAATTGGTGGTGCCTTGCCCCACTTGCCAAACGCCTACGGAGTGGACGGATGAAAATAAATTCCGTCCGTTTTGTAGTGAACGTTGTAAGTTGATTGACTTGGGTGCTTGGGCAAATGAAGATTATGCAATTGAGGCAGAAGAAGATTTTTCTTTGCCGGAAGACTATTGA
- a CDS encoding DUF927 domain-containing protein, with amino-acid sequence MKNETIHDNTADTSPETIQATALAEFEQAELRPYFQCTQNSVFYIAVETDNNGEVHEKSPLKLADPIELIGRGTDETGSHYRIIRWRDAVTRKARIEALPMAEIGVNWQRLQSHGITIMASRRKRELLADYLQTDGSNERYTVTNRAGWCADNTAYILPNGEAITAKKQPAKVIYNGDKSQADSYTESGSLEDWQQGIARYMAGNSRLCLAIGTALAAPLARLLNIEAGGFHLFGDSRDGKSTAAKAALSVWGNPETLMLTWTGTGLGFTNTAAARNDGLLVLDEIGQANAKAVAQTAYSVINGVSKVQGAKDGGNRELSRWRIFMLSTGEKPLNSFLKTAGVEWNAGQAARLPDIPSDAGHGLGVFDTLHDHEKGAALSEAITAHAARYHGTAGRALIRLLLEDPKAINEARAIMADFMAMLPDTDGQSRTVALRFAITAAALELAAKHGITGLGAGVGMTGIKQCFDAWHRRTGTGKYEDNQIIKQAIDFMQLYAESMRFVDWNSEFTNQDHAGYRKRKEQAHLDEFWIILAVFESEISKGFEPSKACNVLHAVQWLKRNETAGRWKFQRFGKGRFYVLVGIEPPNHEEQ; translated from the coding sequence ATGAAAAACGAAACTATACACGACAACACCGCCGACACCAGCCCCGAAACCATTCAGGCCACCGCCCTTGCCGAGTTTGAACAAGCAGAATTGCGCCCGTATTTCCAATGCACCCAAAACAGCGTTTTCTACATTGCCGTAGAAACCGACAATAATGGCGAAGTTCACGAAAAATCCCCGCTGAAACTGGCCGACCCAATCGAGCTTATTGGGCGCGGCACCGACGAAACGGGCAGCCATTACCGCATTATCCGCTGGCGCGATGCCGTAACCCGCAAAGCCCGCATAGAAGCCCTGCCGATGGCCGAAATCGGCGTAAACTGGCAACGCCTGCAATCACACGGCATTACAATCATGGCAAGCCGCAGAAAACGCGAATTACTGGCCGATTATCTGCAAACCGACGGCAGCAACGAACGCTACACCGTAACCAACCGCGCGGGCTGGTGTGCCGACAATACAGCCTATATCCTGCCCAACGGCGAAGCCATAACCGCCAAAAAACAGCCCGCCAAAGTGATTTACAACGGCGACAAATCACAGGCCGACAGCTACACCGAAAGCGGCAGCCTTGAAGACTGGCAGCAAGGCATAGCCCGCTATATGGCAGGCAACAGCCGCTTATGCTTGGCAATCGGCACCGCCCTAGCCGCCCCGCTTGCCCGCCTGTTGAATATCGAAGCAGGGGGATTCCACCTTTTCGGCGATTCACGCGACGGCAAATCAACCGCCGCCAAAGCCGCATTATCCGTATGGGGCAACCCTGAAACGCTTATGCTGACATGGACAGGCACAGGCTTAGGCTTTACCAACACCGCCGCCGCCCGCAATGACGGCCTACTGGTATTAGACGAAATCGGCCAAGCCAACGCAAAAGCCGTAGCTCAAACCGCCTATTCCGTGATTAACGGCGTTTCCAAAGTACAGGGCGCAAAAGACGGCGGCAACCGGGAATTAAGCCGCTGGCGGATTTTCATGCTTTCCACAGGCGAAAAGCCCCTAAACAGCTTTCTGAAAACGGCAGGCGTAGAATGGAACGCAGGCCAAGCCGCCCGCCTGCCCGATATTCCCAGCGACGCAGGCCACGGCTTAGGCGTTTTTGACACCCTGCACGACCACGAAAAAGGCGCAGCCTTGAGCGAAGCCATTACCGCCCACGCCGCCCGATACCACGGCACAGCAGGCCGCGCCCTTATCCGTCTGTTATTGGAAGACCCTAAAGCCATCAACGAAGCCCGCGCTATAATGGCCGACTTTATGGCCATGTTGCCCGATACCGACGGCCAAAGCCGCACCGTTGCCTTACGCTTTGCCATAACCGCCGCCGCGCTGGAACTGGCCGCCAAGCACGGCATTACAGGCTTAGGCGCAGGGGTAGGCATGACAGGCATCAAGCAATGTTTCGACGCATGGCACCGCCGCACAGGCACAGGCAAATATGAAGACAACCAAATCATCAAACAGGCCATAGACTTCATGCAACTTTACGCAGAATCCATGCGCTTTGTGGATTGGAACAGCGAATTTACCAATCAAGACCACGCAGGCTATCGAAAGCGCAAAGAGCAGGCGCATTTAGACGAATTTTGGATAATCCTCGCCGTGTTTGAGAGTGAAATCTCGAAAGGCTTTGAACCGAGCAAGGCTTGTAATGTACTTCACGCCGTCCAATGGTTGAAACGCAATGAAACGGCAGGCCGCTGGAAATTCCAACGCTTTGGCAAAGGGCGGTTTTATGTGCTGGTAGGCATAGAGCCGCCAAACCACGAAGAACAATAG
- a CDS encoding terminase small subunit has translation MTPKQEHFARLFVETGNASEAYRQAYNAENMKPETITNEAYKLLQDPDITAMIDGLKAEHRARHAVTVDDVIAELEQARQKALNAPTPQSGAAVSASMGKAKILGLIVDKAEIADTTPPKPEPFRLDKSEVRAVIDLFEEKEKSATIADLEAIVGNSAEKIGLAAVMLYVQHLI, from the coding sequence ATGACACCGAAACAGGAACACTTTGCCCGTCTGTTTGTGGAAACAGGCAATGCAAGCGAAGCATACCGGCAAGCATACAACGCCGAAAACATGAAGCCCGAAACGATAACCAACGAAGCCTATAAACTGCTTCAAGACCCCGATATTACCGCGATGATTGACGGCTTAAAGGCGGAACACAGGGCAAGACACGCAGTAACCGTGGACGATGTAATTGCAGAGCTTGAACAGGCACGGCAGAAAGCATTAAACGCACCGACACCGCAATCAGGGGCTGCCGTTTCCGCATCAATGGGCAAAGCAAAGATTTTAGGCTTGATTGTAGATAAGGCGGAAATTGCCGATACCACGCCGCCGAAACCCGAACCTTTCCGGCTTGATAAAAGCGAAGTAAGGGCGGTGATCGATTTATTTGAGGAGAAAGAAAAATCGGCCACCATTGCAGACTTGGAAGCCATTGTAGGAAACAGCGCGGAAAAAATTGGACTGGCCGCCGTGATGCTGTATGTACAGCACTTGATATAG
- a CDS encoding tyrosine-type recombinase/integrase: MPLNDRQIKNAKPAEKPYKLTDGRGLYLLVKPNSGKYWRLDYSIDRKRKTLAIGVYPVIGLAEAREAAENARRLIATGQDPSQAKQQTKQERQAALLNTFAAVTKQWHTKNLPRWKEKHAARIMQYFESDVFPHIGNRPIKELRVSDIKAVIEHIAARGALETAEKIRQWIGSVFNHAALLELTDGNPASPLVGYLPKKEAAHMPALPREELTEFYRRLILADTHQQNRICVMLIMLCFARNTEIRGGKWQEIDFDKKIWTIPAERMKRPRPHVIPLADWPLELLKELHAITGHSPFLFPSRTAIGGHISENTAGKIINNMGYKGIATPHGFRSLASSLLNEQGYNPDAIERQLAHIDDNKIRAAYNRTDYMAERVEMMQWYSDYLRERYNQAREMIESETGCRG, encoded by the coding sequence ATGCCGTTAAACGACCGCCAAATAAAAAACGCCAAACCCGCCGAAAAGCCCTATAAGCTGACAGACGGGCGCGGCTTGTATCTGTTGGTAAAACCAAACAGCGGGAAGTATTGGCGGCTTGATTATTCAATAGACCGAAAAAGAAAAACGCTTGCAATCGGCGTTTACCCCGTTATCGGCTTAGCAGAGGCACGGGAAGCCGCCGAAAATGCCCGCCGCCTGATTGCAACAGGGCAAGACCCCAGTCAAGCCAAGCAACAGACCAAACAAGAGCGGCAAGCCGCCCTACTGAATACCTTTGCAGCGGTAACGAAGCAATGGCACACCAAGAATCTGCCCCGCTGGAAAGAGAAACACGCCGCCCGTATCATGCAGTATTTTGAATCGGACGTTTTCCCGCATATCGGCAACCGCCCGATTAAAGAACTGCGGGTAAGCGATATTAAGGCCGTAATCGAGCATATCGCCGCGCGGGGCGCATTGGAAACGGCGGAAAAAATCAGGCAATGGATAGGCAGCGTTTTCAACCATGCCGCCTTGCTGGAACTGACAGACGGCAACCCAGCCTCCCCGCTTGTCGGCTATTTACCGAAAAAAGAAGCGGCACACATGCCCGCCCTGCCCCGTGAAGAACTGACGGAGTTTTACCGCCGTTTAATATTAGCCGATACACACCAGCAAAACCGTATATGTGTGATGCTGATTATGCTTTGCTTCGCCCGCAATACCGAAATACGCGGCGGCAAATGGCAGGAAATCGACTTTGATAAGAAAATATGGACGATACCGGCAGAGCGCATGAAACGGCCCCGACCGCACGTTATCCCACTGGCAGACTGGCCGCTTGAGCTACTGAAAGAGCTACACGCCATCACGGGGCATAGCCCGTTTCTATTCCCCAGCCGCACCGCCATAGGCGGCCATATCAGCGAAAACACGGCGGGCAAAATCATTAACAACATGGGCTATAAAGGCATTGCTACACCGCACGGATTCCGAAGCCTTGCAAGCAGTCTATTAAACGAACAGGGCTATAACCCCGACGCAATCGAGCGGCAGCTTGCCCATATCGACGACAACAAAATCAGAGCCGCCTATAACCGCACGGACTACATGGCCGAGCGGGTAGAGATGATGCAATGGTATTCAGATTATTTGCGGGAACGGTACAACCAAGCCCGCGAGATGATCGAGAGTGAAACAGGCTGCCGGGGATAG
- a CDS encoding helix-turn-helix transcriptional regulator yields MATILRQNEVTKRLGISSSTLWYRLDPKNRRHDPDMPRPFKLSGSGNAIGWLESEIDEYIAKQAANRI; encoded by the coding sequence ATGGCAACCATCTTACGACAAAACGAAGTAACCAAACGTCTTGGCATTTCATCAAGCACGCTTTGGTATCGTCTCGACCCCAAAAACCGCCGCCACGACCCCGATATGCCCCGCCCGTTTAAGTTATCCGGCAGCGGTAATGCAATCGGCTGGCTGGAAAGCGAAATAGACGAATATATCGCCAAACAAGCGGCAAACCGTATCTAA
- a CDS encoding helix-turn-helix domain-containing protein: MNIQLLNGADGKPAFVVLSVEEFNRLAKGQAQIDEAGEVWESIPVEAGETDESPSAALPHEIVEIILEQNVSPAAAWRIYRNLTQSQAAERAGITQAALSQIEKQGSRPQAKTRETLAKVYNCHPDQLAGL; this comes from the coding sequence ATGAATATCCAGTTATTAAACGGCGCAGACGGCAAACCCGCATTTGTCGTATTATCCGTAGAAGAATTTAACCGCCTTGCCAAAGGGCAGGCACAAATAGACGAAGCAGGCGAAGTATGGGAAAGTATCCCCGTAGAAGCGGGCGAGACGGACGAAAGCCCCAGCGCAGCATTACCGCATGAAATTGTAGAAATTATTCTAGAGCAGAATGTAAGCCCCGCCGCCGCATGGCGCATATACCGTAACCTTACCCAAAGCCAAGCCGCCGAACGGGCAGGCATCACGCAGGCGGCATTAAGCCAAATTGAGAAACAGGGCAGCCGCCCACAGGCCAAAACCCGCGAAACTTTGGCCAAAGTGTATAACTGCCACCCCGACCAACTGGCAGGCTTGTAG
- the ubiD gene encoding 4-hydroxy-3-polyprenylbenzoate decarboxylase, translating to MKYNDLRDFIQKLEQENKLKRIGLPVSPHLEMTEIADRVLRAGGPALLFENPVRQDGSRYDFPVLANLFGTPERVAMGMGADSVDKLREIGKTLAYLKEPEPPKGIKDAFSKLPLLKDIWSMAPNVVKKAPCQEIVIEGDDVDLSKLPIQHCWPEDVAPLVTWGLTVTRGPHKKRQNLGIYRQQLIGKNKLIMRWLAHRGGALDFQAHKKAHPSVPYPVAVVLGCDPATILGAVTPVPDTLSEYQFAGLLRGSRTELVKCIGSDLQVPARAEIVLEGVIHPDETALEGPYGDHTGYYNEQDWFPVFTVERITMRENPIYHSTYTGKPPDEPAVLGVALNEVFVPLLQKQFPEIVDFYLPPEGCSYRMAVVSIKKQYAGHAKRVMMGCWSFLRQFMYTKFIVVVDDDVDCRDWKEVIWAITTRMDPVRDTVLVENTPIDYLDFASPISGLGGKMGLDATNKWPGETDREWGRVIERDKATVAKVDAMWSELGL from the coding sequence ATGAAATACAACGATCTGCGTGATTTTATTCAAAAACTTGAGCAGGAAAACAAACTCAAGCGCATCGGTTTGCCGGTTTCTCCCCATTTGGAAATGACCGAAATTGCCGACCGCGTGTTGCGTGCCGGCGGGCCGGCGCTGTTGTTTGAAAATCCGGTGCGGCAAGACGGTTCGCGTTACGATTTTCCCGTGCTGGCCAATCTCTTTGGCACGCCCGAACGGGTGGCGATGGGCATGGGGGCGGACAGTGTGGACAAGCTGCGCGAAATCGGCAAAACGCTGGCCTATCTGAAAGAACCGGAACCGCCCAAAGGCATTAAAGACGCGTTTTCCAAACTGCCGCTGCTGAAAGACATTTGGAGCATGGCACCGAATGTAGTGAAAAAAGCGCCGTGCCAAGAAATCGTGATTGAAGGCGACGATGTCGATTTAAGCAAACTGCCGATTCAGCATTGTTGGCCGGAAGACGTTGCGCCGCTGGTAACATGGGGGCTTACCGTTACTCGCGGCCCGCATAAAAAACGCCAGAATTTGGGCATTTACCGCCAACAGCTTATCGGCAAAAACAAGCTGATTATGCGCTGGCTGGCACACCGCGGCGGCGCGTTGGATTTTCAGGCGCATAAAAAAGCCCACCCCAGCGTGCCGTATCCTGTGGCGGTGGTGTTGGGCTGTGATCCGGCCACCATTTTGGGGGCGGTAACGCCTGTGCCGGATACCTTGAGCGAATATCAGTTTGCCGGTTTGCTGCGCGGTTCTCGTACCGAATTGGTGAAGTGTATCGGCAGCGATTTGCAAGTGCCCGCGCGTGCCGAAATCGTGCTCGAAGGCGTTATCCACCCCGATGAAACCGCGCTGGAAGGGCCCTACGGCGACCACACCGGCTATTACAACGAGCAGGATTGGTTCCCCGTGTTTACGGTGGAACGCATCACCATGCGCGAAAATCCGATTTACCACAGCACTTATACCGGCAAACCGCCCGACGAACCTGCCGTGCTGGGCGTGGCATTGAACGAAGTGTTCGTGCCGCTGTTGCAAAAGCAGTTTCCCGAAATCGTCGATTTCTACCTGCCGCCCGAAGGCTGTTCGTACCGCATGGCCGTGGTCAGCATCAAAAAGCAATACGCGGGGCACGCCAAGCGGGTGATGATGGGCTGCTGGAGTTTTCTGCGCCAGTTTATGTACACCAAATTCATTGTGGTGGTGGACGACGATGTGGACTGTCGCGACTGGAAGGAAGTGATTTGGGCGATTACCACCCGCATGGACCCCGTGCGCGATACGGTGTTGGTGGAAAACACGCCGATCGACTACCTCGACTTTGCCAGCCCCATTTCAGGCTTGGGCGGCAAAATGGGCTTGGATGCCACCAACAAATGGCCGGGCGAAACCGACCGCGAATGGGGGCGCGTGATTGAGCGTGACAAAGCCACCGTGGCGAAAGTGGATGCGATGTGGAGCGAGCTGGGGTTGTAG
- a CDS encoding type II toxin-antitoxin system RelE family toxin: protein MPKVFWTPKATKQLLKIDPKNRAAISSKAKDLSAFPDVEADIKKMAGMADTYRLRIGNYRLIFQWQKNQEPHIIEIQQVETRQSVYKN from the coding sequence ATGCCTAAAGTATTTTGGACACCCAAAGCCACTAAACAGCTTTTGAAAATTGACCCGAAAAACAGAGCGGCCATTTCCAGCAAGGCCAAAGACTTATCAGCTTTTCCCGATGTGGAAGCCGATATAAAGAAAATGGCAGGAATGGCCGACACCTACCGCTTAAGGATAGGAAACTACCGTTTGATATTTCAATGGCAGAAAAACCAAGAACCGCACATTATCGAAATCCAGCAGGTAGAAACGCGGCAATCCGTTTATAAAAACTAA
- a CDS encoding toprim domain-containing protein gives MNNRRYDLSDLKAAAGRWPEIHAALGIPREYLNPRKHCPCPYCGGKDRYRHTDYQGTGAFICNQCTPDGGIGYFPAMLAAVTTADGQLQGLHKTYLDAVYTKPYVDNGNHIPAFTKLNIHHPQTGEPLPAKKMQSRLPDALKGAAVHLFQPDTQGRLIVAEGIETAFAARALFGLPAVAALSAYGMASFIWPSETQELFICADNDDNRTGMKAAHSLAVRAIKAGIKARIWQPETAGFDALDELNCRQDEQTAPP, from the coding sequence ATGAATAACCGCCGTTACGATCTATCCGACCTGAAAGCCGCCGCTGGCCGCTGGCCTGAAATCCATGCCGCGCTAGGCATTCCCCGCGAATACCTTAACCCCCGCAAACATTGCCCCTGCCCCTATTGCGGCGGCAAAGACCGTTACCGCCACACCGACTATCAAGGCACGGGCGCATTTATCTGCAACCAATGCACCCCCGACGGCGGCATCGGCTATTTCCCCGCCATGCTGGCCGCCGTAACCACCGCCGACGGCCAATTACAGGGCTTGCATAAAACCTACCTTGATGCGGTTTATACCAAGCCATACGTCGATAACGGCAACCATATCCCCGCCTTTACCAAACTGAATATCCACCACCCGCAGACAGGCGAGCCGTTGCCCGCTAAAAAGATGCAATCCCGTTTACCCGATGCCCTGAAAGGCGCAGCGGTACACCTTTTCCAGCCTGATACGCAAGGCCGCCTGATTGTTGCCGAGGGCATAGAAACCGCCTTTGCCGCCCGCGCCCTTTTCGGCCTGCCCGCCGTTGCCGCCTTATCCGCTTACGGCATGGCTTCGTTTATATGGCCGTCTGAAACGCAGGAACTGTTTATTTGCGCCGACAACGACGACAACCGCACGGGCATGAAAGCCGCCCACAGCTTGGCAGTAAGAGCCATCAAAGCGGGTATCAAGGCGCGGATATGGCAGCCCGAAACAGCAGGCTTTGACGCTTTAGACGAACTGAACTGCCGCCAAGACGAACAGACCGCCCCGCCGTAA